One segment of Desulfovibrio legallii DNA contains the following:
- a CDS encoding YceI family protein, with product MSTWKNDPAHSRLGFVARHLAITDIYGRFADASLTVETTKPDLTDAVFTLTAQTADIDTRVPPRDNHLRSADFFGVAQFPELRFTSSVVHLGPDRTGTLTGTLSLHGVSKEVTFNLCVSEQVTNPMNQKPTLSFQVSGAVKRSDFGVGPGIPVSIVGDVIRVVADMECAPA from the coding sequence ATGAGCACATGGAAAAACGACCCCGCCCATTCCCGGCTCGGCTTTGTGGCTCGGCACCTCGCCATCACCGACATTTACGGCCGCTTTGCCGACGCGAGCCTGACGGTGGAAACAACCAAACCGGACCTGACGGACGCCGTGTTTACCCTCACGGCGCAGACTGCCGATATTGATACCCGCGTCCCCCCCAGGGACAACCACCTGCGCAGCGCGGATTTCTTTGGCGTGGCGCAGTTTCCCGAACTGCGCTTCACCAGCTCCGTGGTGCATCTGGGGCCCGACCGCACAGGCACGCTCACGGGCACCTTGAGCCTGCACGGCGTATCCAAAGAAGTAACCTTCAACCTCTGCGTAAGCGAGCAGGTAACCAACCCCATGAACCAAAAGCCCACCCTCTCCTTTCAGGTCAGCGGCGCCGTCAAACGCAGCGACTTCGGCGTGGGGCCGGGCATCCCCGTGTCCATTGTGGGCGACGTAATCCGCGTGGTGGCGGATATGGAGTGCGCCCCGGCTTAA
- a CDS encoding beta strand repeat-containing protein: MSEIKIFRPQAGQRVEITPTAEGRLALDFVPQDATIARQGEDLVFSFPDGGTVVLVGFYDLPADHLPEFAVDGVAISGEAFFAALNNPDLMPAAGFLNAPHTGGLDALEFNDASLTLLEGLKTLGGLNFSSNRFGETGGGQRGFSDGGSAIPGTPSPTPKGGPGAVPPPPPPDHGVRLEVLEQQGGPGHGGPGHGGPGPVVQTLEVREAGLVSGGNAQEAAAVGGLRVAAPDGVGRIVVNNVTVWTGGRLVADSVDVPGGTLSVGFDPRSGQLTYTYTLQEALTHPQGADSLTNEVTVTVTDRDGDSAQATLQLTVDDDAPSIAARVADTATDKTDPTADGNVLTGAVAGADGAHFAWTSEAQSDYGTVSLNADGSYSFMVSGDKAAALGAGQSVDQTFTYAYTDNDGDTAAGTLTITITGANDAPTVAAATASVAEDTTQVTGTLPAPTDVDSTDXPTYVAQTGTAGQYGSFTLSADGSYTYTLNNNLAAVQALGVNDTLTETLSYTVSDGHGGTATNNLTITIRGTNDAPEITWSKIHLRDAGVGAQGVGGKLSGYGNSSTVEDGNTNDYVAPYAQRVAIEGNLNASDADSGDTLTFSIITNSARSDLLHWNTPITTTTFNNSEAHHVEGNAITVNIVSEVVAKNVDGQHIQTIVTNYGVLVLNQSTGHYTFTLNQEAADHLAAGERFNFKFATQVKDSTGATDQHEFGVCIEGANDAPILTLTPLGESQFGTSDDGAATVTVSESEGAAGSTYILGKAAGTDVDNGAQLHYGLRTGHTEVDATRAPEATYGEIIAEDTGAVSLEGKYGTLTVAADGTLSYTVNDDTNAWGAGKSAVDSFTILVKDQYDAWTAKPIDITVQGQNDAPTVSLPDGGFNVTEAYNEAYGRPVDDSGKISSTVSTHEITKLSATDAEGDTVTFGLQGAGADPYATGSGTVSVKGTYGTLTLNADGTLSYLVDDSKNSQANALNEGEQGNDTFTLLVKDSNGAVTEQSFTVRVNGVNDAPYILDAKSLSMNAVTEGAATAVSGQFAVADPEGQAMTFSISNAHDLVADSWVKTSYEVSGDGAHAGWTAIDTQYGTLYLNPDNGEYTFELDNNAQAVQALKNGETRTVEFGIVVDDSNTADGKLQFRATITINGANDAPTVAESTADVTLDLTESGKSGDIGTDFANGRNGDNAKGTSTDSGSFTVHDVDGDALSVTGLTFTDGTDDATALVIGGTNAGGATTYHTAYGDLVLTPTTNNDGSVTYNYNFNLDNASAAVNSLDEGETKTLTFTVSVADGQGGTVEQPVTVNIHGVNDITLMGWSSVTLQEDGATSAANFIPGKNTGASPVDAEGDTLVYGVAGLSDGKDSWGVARGKLDYTGEHGGKTLEVAVSKTVDGQTTAHTESIEILKTATVDTDSSEGSHQLVVTNYGVLDLNTASGHYTFTKGTPENSEALSTALHEAYGADADISAALQTITSNVNSLAAGEKLSFSFQATATEADTGLQSTHMIGVTITGAYDAPSLSMGESAPTVDEALLPGGTEHTEGTSATASGTFTVNTYSEGGTLTIGGQTFTLDANGNATVGENGTAIHTGHGTLTVTSIVGGTVHYSYELNKAVDNVEGANSATESITVSIASGSGTNTQAVSDTLTIAIQDDAPTATVTVDSTTTTTTGSGDGTAGDEITLNFMGTDQYGNKTGAISNGDLTSSSTGLPEDLTVGNVPSATADYSGVAITAAQVTYTDLATPQVSDLTEAGNLYFKNKDWSDGYDGLGVNSSKATSGVDIAAGASTTDRLGEIAFARTGQNTGVSEAIVFDLPEGQSATSLSITLGGFNPYENGGEEALLSFYKDGKLVLSKSVTATANSTISKVEVSDVDGGFDKVVVSAIDDGATYGEYYVDKDNSDFTIQSVSFGGVQQESPAETVTAISGHVTGVSADGITSIVFDESVTSVTLADGKAMTLATTDDGQTLTGTVDGTTYFTATLNDVDTADGTAQWKVTQTQPFQLAEDQNLLNFVVTDGDGDTAATAVAGSSLGLNVSAPVAVDDVYYADAPATGDNPGETGGPESLSVTATASAGLVVGGTATINGAVAGSYATVNGGIFTDAEGNTVSIAQLKSAVGNGDDVIKIGRDASFADLAGYNVAGKTVIIDGDFTGSGSVTLNCNLIVTGDMHVSGSLTSNAHLVYIGGSAVVGGAVAIYGQRQNVSPYDYQGVVAVGNNLTVEGALAVSAKGDSVFFSITTGGGDTGEAAAASYTVRLADLLTNDDDGDGNATTHDVHLNVDSLHLTVDTAAAFTATLQDADGNIVGHITANGITLADEYSFSADGELLSGTGDAASPVNVDGLSIHLQPTSDAEAASAQFTYTVRDGAGHISEPATVTYNVVAAQEGTDNAGVLQGAATADILQGDATAEESGHDTLLGGAGNDLLLGDHADLASLTEMGTPAGILAYAQADPQALADALDSLPGQGGNDALLGEGGNDLLFGQHGNDVLLGDGSQDGLSSLAGHLSVSTQNPADPNTDDLAAALHTLDAQGLDSLAGWTEQHLENTADGKDRLFGGTGKDALFGLGGDDYLDGGTGDDLIFGGSGNDSLYGQDGHDYLHGDSGNDYLEGGAGNDNLVGGAGADKLHGGAGNDLLHADAADQLLDGGTGVDFLLTKDSSTVDSLLQAGKVSHVEAAITDAGKEAGDATLSLTSMADLAKVGISVSQDDNGNQTITLDKQWTQGAGHDGTFTNADADLTLTLTAEHSTIVSNDAEEQVQTAIHLMQSDTGSQG, encoded by the coding sequence ATGAGTGAGATAAAAATTTTTCGCCCTCAGGCTGGACAACGTGTGGAGATCACCCCCACGGCCGAGGGGCGTCTGGCTCTGGATTTCGTACCGCAGGACGCCACCATTGCCCGCCAGGGGGAGGATCTTGTTTTTTCCTTCCCCGACGGGGGCACGGTGGTGCTGGTGGGCTTTTATGACCTGCCTGCCGACCATTTGCCCGAATTTGCCGTGGACGGCGTGGCGATCTCCGGCGAGGCCTTTTTTGCCGCCCTTAATAATCCGGATCTTATGCCTGCGGCGGGTTTTTTGAATGCCCCCCACACGGGCGGACTTGATGCGCTGGAATTTAATGACGCGTCTCTCACCCTGTTGGAGGGCTTGAAAACCCTTGGGGGCCTCAATTTCAGTAGTAACCGTTTTGGTGAAACTGGCGGAGGCCAGCGCGGCTTCAGCGATGGCGGTTCGGCCATCCCCGGCACGCCTTCGCCCACGCCCAAGGGGGGGCCGGGGGCCGTGCCCCCCCCTCCGCCGCCCGACCACGGCGTGCGCCTGGAGGTGCTGGAGCAGCAGGGCGGTCCTGGTCACGGCGGCCCTGGTCACGGCGGCCCTGGGCCCGTGGTGCAGACCCTGGAAGTGCGCGAGGCCGGTCTGGTCAGCGGCGGTAATGCGCAAGAGGCTGCCGCTGTCGGCGGCCTGCGCGTGGCCGCGCCCGACGGCGTGGGCCGCATTGTTGTCAACAATGTTACGGTCTGGACCGGCGGGCGGCTGGTGGCGGATTCTGTGGACGTGCCCGGCGGCACGCTCTCCGTGGGATTTGATCCGCGCAGCGGCCAGCTGACCTATACCTATACGCTGCAGGAGGCCCTTACGCACCCGCAAGGGGCGGACAGTCTGACCAACGAAGTGACCGTGACGGTGACGGACCGTGACGGCGACAGCGCCCAGGCCACCCTGCAGCTTACCGTGGACGACGACGCGCCCAGCATTGCGGCGCGTGTGGCGGACACAGCTACGGACAAGACCGACCCCACGGCCGACGGTAATGTGCTGACCGGAGCCGTGGCCGGCGCGGACGGCGCGCACTTTGCCTGGACGTCGGAAGCACAGTCGGACTACGGCACGGTGAGCCTCAATGCCGACGGCAGCTACAGCTTTATGGTGAGCGGCGACAAGGCTGCGGCCTTGGGCGCGGGGCAGTCGGTGGACCAGACTTTCACCTATGCCTATACAGACAATGACGGCGATACGGCCGCGGGCACGCTGACCATCACCATCACGGGCGCCAACGACGCGCCCACGGTGGCGGCGGCCACGGCGAGCGTGGCTGAAGACACGACCCAGGTCACCGGCACGCTGCCCGCGCCCACGGATGTGGACAGCACGGACRYCCCGACCTATGTGGCGCAGACGGGAACCGCCGGTCAGTACGGCAGCTTTACCCTCAGTGCCGACGGCTCCTACACCTACACCCTGAACAACAATCTGGCTGCGGTGCAGGCCCTGGGCGTCAACGACACCCTGACGGAAACCCTCAGCTACACGGTGAGCGACGGCCACGGCGGCACGGCTACCAACAACCTGACCATCACCATCAGGGGCACCAACGATGCGCCGGAAATTACCTGGAGCAAGATACATCTGCGCGATGCCGGCGTGGGGGCTCAAGGGGTCGGCGGAAAGTTGTCGGGCTACGGCAACAGCTCCACTGTGGAGGACGGCAATACCAATGACTATGTCGCCCCTTACGCGCAGCGCGTAGCAATAGAGGGCAACCTCAACGCCAGTGATGCCGATAGTGGGGATACCCTGACCTTCAGCATCATTACAAACAGCGCAAGAAGCGATCTCCTGCACTGGAATACGCCCATCACGACCACGACCTTCAACAACAGCGAGGCCCATCACGTTGAAGGCAATGCCATAACGGTCAACATTGTCAGCGAGGTCGTGGCTAAAAATGTTGACGGCCAACACATACAAACTATTGTCACAAACTACGGCGTGCTGGTCCTGAATCAGAGCACAGGGCACTATACCTTTACATTGAATCAAGAGGCCGCCGATCACCTGGCTGCGGGCGAGCGCTTCAATTTCAAATTTGCCACCCAGGTGAAAGACAGCACCGGCGCTACCGACCAGCATGAGTTTGGCGTGTGCATTGAAGGGGCCAATGATGCCCCCATCCTGACGCTTACGCCGCTGGGGGAAAGCCAATTCGGCACAAGCGATGACGGCGCGGCTACGGTAACGGTGAGCGAATCCGAAGGCGCGGCGGGCAGCACCTACATCTTGGGGAAGGCGGCCGGGACGGATGTGGACAATGGCGCGCAGCTCCATTACGGCCTGCGCACCGGCCATACGGAAGTCGACGCAACCCGCGCGCCTGAAGCCACCTACGGCGAAATTATTGCCGAAGACACGGGCGCGGTATCTTTGGAAGGCAAATACGGCACCTTGACGGTGGCCGCAGACGGCACGCTCAGCTATACGGTGAACGACGACACCAATGCCTGGGGCGCGGGCAAATCCGCGGTGGACAGCTTTACCATTCTGGTCAAGGATCAATATGACGCCTGGACCGCCAAACCCATCGACATCACCGTGCAGGGCCAGAACGACGCGCCCACGGTCAGCCTGCCCGATGGCGGCTTCAACGTGACGGAAGCCTATAATGAAGCCTATGGCAGGCCCGTGGACGATTCCGGTAAAATTTCCAGTACCGTATCTACACATGAGATCACCAAGCTCTCGGCCACGGACGCGGAAGGCGATACGGTCACCTTCGGGCTGCAGGGCGCGGGCGCGGACCCTTACGCCACGGGCAGCGGCACGGTTTCCGTCAAGGGCACATATGGCACCTTGACGCTCAATGCCGACGGCACCCTCAGCTATCTGGTGGATGACAGTAAGAACAGCCAGGCCAACGCACTGAACGAGGGAGAGCAGGGTAACGACACATTTACCTTGCTGGTCAAGGACAGCAACGGTGCGGTGACGGAGCAGAGCTTCACCGTGCGCGTCAATGGCGTGAACGACGCGCCCTACATTTTAGACGCGAAATCCTTGAGCATGAACGCTGTCACGGAAGGCGCCGCTACCGCCGTTTCCGGGCAATTCGCTGTGGCCGACCCCGAAGGCCAGGCCATGACCTTCTCCATCAGCAACGCCCATGACCTTGTCGCAGACTCTTGGGTAAAAACTTCCTATGAAGTTTCGGGAGATGGCGCGCACGCGGGCTGGACGGCCATAGATACCCAATACGGCACGCTCTACCTCAACCCCGATAACGGCGAGTACACGTTTGAGCTGGACAATAACGCCCAGGCGGTGCAGGCGCTGAAAAACGGCGAGACCCGGACGGTAGAGTTCGGCATTGTGGTGGATGATTCCAATACTGCGGACGGCAAGTTGCAGTTCCGGGCTACCATCACCATCAACGGCGCCAACGACGCGCCCACGGTGGCGGAGTCCACGGCCGACGTCACCCTTGACCTGACGGAATCGGGCAAGAGCGGCGACATAGGCACCGACTTTGCCAACGGCAGAAACGGCGACAACGCCAAGGGCACGTCCACGGATTCCGGCAGCTTTACCGTACACGATGTGGACGGCGACGCCCTGAGCGTGACGGGCCTGACCTTTACGGACGGCACGGATGATGCAACCGCCCTTGTCATCGGCGGCACGAATGCGGGCGGCGCAACTACCTACCACACCGCTTACGGCGACCTGGTGCTTACGCCCACAACCAACAATGACGGCAGCGTCACCTACAACTATAACTTTAATCTGGACAATGCCTCCGCCGCCGTCAACAGCCTGGACGAAGGGGAAACCAAAACCTTGACCTTTACCGTCAGTGTGGCGGACGGCCAGGGCGGCACCGTGGAACAGCCGGTGACGGTCAACATCCACGGCGTCAACGACATCACGCTCATGGGCTGGAGCAGCGTCACCCTCCAAGAGGACGGCGCGACCTCCGCCGCCAATTTTATCCCCGGTAAGAATACCGGAGCTTCCCCCGTGGATGCCGAAGGCGATACCCTCGTCTATGGCGTGGCCGGGCTCAGCGACGGCAAGGATTCCTGGGGTGTGGCGCGGGGCAAGCTGGACTACACGGGCGAGCACGGCGGCAAGACTCTGGAGGTAGCTGTCAGCAAGACCGTTGACGGACAGACTACTGCGCACACCGAATCTATCGAGATTCTTAAAACTGCAACTGTCGATACGGACAGCAGCGAGGGCAGCCACCAGCTCGTGGTCACCAACTACGGCGTGCTGGACCTCAATACCGCCAGCGGCCACTATACTTTTACCAAGGGCACGCCGGAAAACAGCGAAGCCTTGTCCACGGCCCTGCATGAAGCCTACGGCGCGGACGCCGACATCAGCGCCGCCCTGCAGACCATTACGAGCAACGTCAATAGCCTGGCCGCGGGCGAAAAGCTCTCCTTCAGCTTCCAGGCCACGGCTACGGAGGCCGATACCGGCCTGCAAAGCACCCACATGATCGGCGTCACCATCACGGGCGCTTACGATGCCCCCAGCCTCAGCATGGGCGAATCCGCCCCCACGGTGGACGAAGCCCTGCTGCCCGGCGGCACGGAGCATACGGAGGGAACCTCCGCCACTGCCAGCGGCACGTTCACGGTCAACACCTACAGCGAGGGCGGCACGCTGACCATCGGGGGGCAGACCTTCACCCTGGATGCCAACGGCAACGCCACGGTGGGCGAGAATGGTACCGCCATTCATACCGGGCACGGCACCTTGACGGTCACGTCCATTGTAGGCGGCACGGTGCACTACAGCTACGAGTTGAACAAGGCTGTGGACAACGTGGAAGGCGCGAACAGCGCCACGGAATCCATCACCGTCAGCATCGCCAGCGGCAGCGGCACGAACACGCAGGCGGTTTCCGACACCCTGACCATCGCCATCCAGGACGACGCGCCCACGGCCACGGTCACGGTGGACAGCACCACCACGACCACCACCGGCAGCGGGGACGGCACGGCGGGGGACGAAATTACGCTTAATTTTATGGGAACGGATCAATATGGTAATAAAACCGGAGCAATAAGCAACGGCGATTTGACCTCCAGCTCCACCGGCCTGCCGGAAGACCTGACGGTTGGCAACGTGCCCTCGGCCACAGCCGACTATAGTGGAGTGGCCATCACCGCCGCCCAGGTTACCTACACGGATCTGGCCACGCCTCAGGTCAGCGACCTGACCGAGGCTGGCAACCTGTATTTTAAAAACAAGGATTGGAGCGACGGCTACGATGGCCTGGGGGTTAACAGCAGCAAGGCCACTAGTGGCGTTGATATCGCGGCAGGGGCCAGCACAACGGATCGGTTGGGCGAGATTGCTTTTGCCAGAACGGGCCAAAATACCGGCGTTTCTGAAGCTATAGTCTTCGACCTGCCGGAAGGGCAGAGCGCCACGTCGCTTTCCATTACCCTGGGCGGCTTCAACCCTTATGAGAATGGGGGGGAAGAGGCGCTGCTCTCCTTCTACAAAGATGGTAAGCTGGTGCTCAGCAAATCAGTTACGGCAACCGCCAACAGCACCATTTCTAAGGTGGAAGTTTCCGATGTTGACGGCGGCTTTGACAAGGTAGTGGTGTCCGCCATTGATGACGGCGCAACCTATGGGGAGTATTATGTTGACAAAGACAACAGTGACTTCACCATCCAGAGCGTTTCCTTTGGCGGCGTGCAGCAGGAAAGCCCGGCGGAAACCGTTACGGCTATTTCCGGGCACGTCACGGGCGTCAGTGCGGACGGCATAACCTCCATCGTTTTTGACGAGAGCGTTACCAGCGTCACCCTGGCCGACGGCAAAGCAATGACCCTCGCCACTACGGATGACGGCCAAACCCTTACCGGCACAGTAGACGGCACCACCTATTTTACCGCCACCCTGAACGATGTGGACACTGCTGACGGCACAGCCCAGTGGAAGGTCACCCAAACGCAGCCTTTCCAGCTTGCCGAAGACCAGAATCTGCTCAACTTTGTGGTCACGGACGGCGACGGCGATACGGCCGCCACCGCTGTGGCGGGCAGCAGCCTGGGCCTCAACGTTTCCGCGCCCGTGGCCGTGGACGATGTGTACTATGCGGATGCGCCCGCGACCGGCGACAATCCCGGCGAGACCGGCGGGCCGGAAAGCCTCTCCGTTACGGCCACAGCCAGCGCCGGGCTGGTGGTGGGTGGCACAGCCACAATCAATGGTGCCGTTGCGGGCAGTTATGCCACGGTAAATGGTGGCATTTTTACAGATGCAGAGGGCAACACCGTTTCCATTGCCCAACTGAAAAGTGCCGTTGGTAACGGTGATGATGTCATTAAGATAGGCAGAGATGCCTCCTTCGCCGATCTGGCTGGCTATAACGTGGCCGGGAAAACCGTCATTATTGACGGCGACTTTACTGGTAGTGGCTCCGTAACCCTCAACTGCAACCTGATTGTAACAGGGGATATGCATGTTTCAGGGTCTCTGACCTCCAATGCCCATCTGGTCTACATCGGCGGCAGTGCGGTGGTGGGGGGTGCCGTGGCCATCTACGGTCAACGTCAAAATGTTTCCCCATATGACTATCAGGGCGTTGTTGCAGTGGGGAATAATCTGACCGTTGAGGGGGCTCTTGCCGTTTCCGCCAAGGGCGATTCCGTTTTCTTCTCCATAACCACCGGCGGCGGCGACACGGGCGAAGCGGCTGCCGCGTCCTACACCGTCCGCCTGGCCGACCTGCTGACCAACGACGATGACGGCGACGGCAACGCAACTACCCACGACGTCCACCTTAATGTGGATTCCCTGCACCTTACGGTGGACACGGCTGCGGCCTTCACGGCCACGCTGCAGGATGCCGATGGCAACATTGTCGGCCACATCACGGCCAATGGCATAACTCTGGCGGACGAATATTCCTTCAGTGCGGACGGCGAGTTACTGTCCGGCACCGGCGATGCCGCAAGCCCGGTAAACGTGGACGGCCTTTCCATACACCTGCAGCCCACGTCCGACGCGGAAGCGGCCTCGGCGCAGTTCACCTACACGGTGCGCGACGGCGCGGGCCATATTTCCGAACCGGCCACGGTCACCTACAATGTGGTGGCCGCACAGGAAGGCACAGATAACGCAGGCGTTCTGCAGGGCGCAGCTACGGCGGATATTCTGCAGGGCGACGCCACGGCTGAGGAATCCGGCCACGACACGCTGCTGGGCGGCGCGGGCAACGACCTTCTTTTGGGCGACCATGCCGACCTGGCCTCGCTGACGGAGATGGGAACCCCGGCGGGCATCCTTGCGTACGCCCAGGCCGACCCGCAAGCCTTGGCTGACGCGCTGGATTCGCTGCCCGGTCAGGGCGGTAACGATGCCCTCCTGGGCGAGGGCGGCAACGACCTGCTCTTCGGCCAGCACGGCAACGACGTGCTGCTGGGCGACGGTTCGCAGGACGGGCTAAGCAGCCTGGCCGGGCACCTAAGCGTCTCCACCCAGAACCCGGCCGACCCGAACACGGACGACCTTGCCGCAGCCCTGCACACGCTGGACGCGCAGGGGCTGGACAGTCTGGCCGGCTGGACCGAGCAGCACCTTGAAAACACCGCCGACGGCAAGGACCGCCTCTTTGGCGGCACGGGCAAAGATGCCCTGTTTGGTCTGGGCGGCGACGACTACCTGGACGGCGGCACAGGCGACGACCTCATCTTCGGCGGCAGCGGCAACGACAGCCTCTACGGCCAGGACGGCCATGACTACCTCCACGGCGACTCCGGCAATGACTACCTTGAAGGCGGCGCCGGCAACGACAATCTCGTGGGCGGCGCAGGGGCGGACAAGCTCCACGGCGGCGCAGGCAACGACCTGCTGCACGCGGACGCCGCCGATCAGCTGCTGGACGGCGGCACGGGCGTGGACTTCCTGCTGACCAAGGACAGCAGCACTGTGGACAGCCTGCTTCAGGCCGGCAAGGTGAGCCATGTAGAGGCCGCCATTACCGATGCGGGCAAGGAGGCAGGCGACGCCACCCTGAGCCTCACCAGCATGGCCGACCTGGCCAAGGTGGGCATTAGCGTGAGCCAGGACGACAACGGCAACCAGACCATCACCCTGGACAAGCAGTGGACGCAAGGGGCCGGGCACGACGGCACCTTTACCAACGCCGATGCAGACCTCACCTTGACGCTGACGGCGGAGCATTCCACCATTGTCAGCAACGATGCGGAGGAGCAGGTGCAGACGGCCATCCACCTTATGCAGAGCGATACCGGCAGTCAGGGCTAA